One Oncorhynchus kisutch isolate 150728-3 linkage group LG13, Okis_V2, whole genome shotgun sequence DNA window includes the following coding sequences:
- the mcoln3b gene encoding mucolipin-3 isoform X1, which produces MVESDHVSECEMRFVVQHCSGQSSEMEHSGGLYSSVYEPNGHAAWADDQQHQDKETADNLRRKIKYFFMNPCEKYKARGRKPWKLMLQIIKIAIITIQLVSFGLSNQMVVTFKEENLMTFKHLFLKYYVDGRGDSYAVYRQDEVYEHISYIVDKYSRLRNITVGNHAYEKKGDTYSPLSLCQEFYRNGSISPANETFDIDAQIETECLEIVPVFPMGSTTEDDLLNFVVHFKRLLNVKIKFTLKAINLQTVRNRELPNCYDFDVTITFNNQAHSGRIKVDLDNDVDINECRDWKVTGASPKNIYYPLLFDCLIIVTCITSLALCTRSVLNGIRLQFEYTDFCLVRQGKKVPWSDRLEFLNGWYILIIASDTLTIIGSILKIEIQTKILTSYDVCSIFLGTGTMLVWIGVIRYMGYFKKYNILILTLRAAFPNVVRFIGCAGIIYLGYCFCGWIVLGPYHEKFRTLNTVSECLFSLINGDDMYPTFKYMKQKSYLVWLFSRVYLYTFVSLFIYMILSLFITLITDTYDTIKQQQQEGSPVSELHCFMSECKDLPTSGRYRVEGESGSFTCCFPRCKDSRERLSSESIDSEP; this is translated from the exons ATGGTGGAAAGTGATCATGTGTCAGAATGTGAGATGCGGTTTGTTGTTCAGCACTGCTCGGGTCAAAGCTCAG AGATGGAGCACTCAGGTGGTTTGTACAGCTCTGTGTACGAGCCAAATGGGCATGCTGCCTGGGCAGACGACCAGCAGCATCAGGACAAGGAGACAGCGGACAACCTCAGGAGGAAGATCAAGTACTTCTTCATGAACCCCTGTGAGAAATACAAAGCCCGCGGACGGAAACCATGGAAACTGATGCTCCAGATCATCAAGATCGCCATCATTACCATCCAG TTGGTGTCTTTTGGACTGAGCAATCAGATGGTGGTAACCTTCAAAGAGGAGAACCTCATGACATTCAAGCATCTCTTCCTCAAATATTACGTGGATGGCCGTGGGGACTCTTATGCTGTGTACAGGCAGGATGAGGTGTATGAACACATCTCTTACATAGTCGATAAG TATTCCCGTCTGCGAAATATCACCGTTGGTAACCATGCCTATGAGAAGAAGGGGGACACCTattcccctctgtctctgtgccaAGAGTTCTACAGGAATGGAAGCATTTCACCAGCTAATGAGACCTTTGATATAGACGCACAGATTGAAACTG AATGCCTTGAGATTGTTCCAGTATTCCCCATGGGAAGCACAACCGAGGATGATCTGTTGAATTTCGTTGTGCATTTCAAAAG ATTGTTGAATGTGAAGATCAAGTTCACTCTGAAGGCCATAAACCTACAAACAGTTAGAAACAGAGAGCTGCCGAACTGCTATGACTTTGATGTCACG ATCACCTTCAACAACCAAGcccacagtggcagaataaaggTCGACCTGGACAATGACGTTGACATAAATGAATGTAGAGACTGGAAAGTAACCGGGGCCT CTCCCAAGAACATCTATTACCCACTGCTGTTTGACTGTCTCATCATTGTAACCTGCATCACCTCTCTGGCCCTCTGCACACGCTCTGTGCTCAACGGGATACGGCTACAGTTT GAGTACACAGACTTCTGCCTAGTCCGTCAGGGGAAGAAGGTTCCATGGTCCGATAGGCTGGAGTTTCTGAACGGCTGGTATATCCTCATCATCGCCAGTGATACACTCACCATCATCGGTTCCATTCTTAAAATAGAAATCCAGACAAAG ATTCTCACCAGCTATGATGTCTGCAGCATCTTTCTCGGAACAGGCACAATGCTTGTTTGGATCGGAGTCATACGCTACATGGGATACTTCAAGAAGTACAAT ATTCTCATCCTGACCCTGAGAGCAGCTTTCCCAAATGTGGTTCGGTTCATCGGTTGTGCCGGAATCATTTACCTGGGGTACTGTTTCTGTGGCTGGATCGTGCTCGGGCCCTACCATGAGAAG TTCCGGACCCTGAACACAGTATCAGAGTGCCTGTTCTCGCTGATCAACGGAGATGACATGTATCCCACCTTCAAGTACATGAAGCAGAAGAGTTACCTGGTGTGGCTGTTCAGCAGAGTCTACCTCTACACCTTCGTCTCGCTCTTCATCTACATGATTCTCAGCCTCTTCATCACCCTTATCACTGATACCTATGACACAATCAAG CAACAACAGCAGGAAGGGAGCCCAGTGTCGGAGCTGCATTGTTTCATGTCTGAGTGTAAAGATCTGCCCACCTCAGGACGCTACCGGGTAGAGGGGGAGTCTGGCTCCTTCACCTGCTGCTTCCCCAG ATGCAAGGACTCACGAGAAAGGCTGAGCTCTGAATCAATAGACTCTGAGCCATAG
- the mcoln3b gene encoding mucolipin-3 isoform X2, which produces MEHSGGLYSSVYEPNGHAAWADDQQHQDKETADNLRRKIKYFFMNPCEKYKARGRKPWKLMLQIIKIAIITIQLVSFGLSNQMVVTFKEENLMTFKHLFLKYYVDGRGDSYAVYRQDEVYEHISYIVDKYSRLRNITVGNHAYEKKGDTYSPLSLCQEFYRNGSISPANETFDIDAQIETECLEIVPVFPMGSTTEDDLLNFVVHFKRLLNVKIKFTLKAINLQTVRNRELPNCYDFDVTITFNNQAHSGRIKVDLDNDVDINECRDWKVTGASPKNIYYPLLFDCLIIVTCITSLALCTRSVLNGIRLQFEYTDFCLVRQGKKVPWSDRLEFLNGWYILIIASDTLTIIGSILKIEIQTKILTSYDVCSIFLGTGTMLVWIGVIRYMGYFKKYNILILTLRAAFPNVVRFIGCAGIIYLGYCFCGWIVLGPYHEKFRTLNTVSECLFSLINGDDMYPTFKYMKQKSYLVWLFSRVYLYTFVSLFIYMILSLFITLITDTYDTIKQQQQEGSPVSELHCFMSECKDLPTSGRYRVEGESGSFTCCFPRCKDSRERLSSESIDSEP; this is translated from the exons ATGGAGCACTCAGGTGGTTTGTACAGCTCTGTGTACGAGCCAAATGGGCATGCTGCCTGGGCAGACGACCAGCAGCATCAGGACAAGGAGACAGCGGACAACCTCAGGAGGAAGATCAAGTACTTCTTCATGAACCCCTGTGAGAAATACAAAGCCCGCGGACGGAAACCATGGAAACTGATGCTCCAGATCATCAAGATCGCCATCATTACCATCCAG TTGGTGTCTTTTGGACTGAGCAATCAGATGGTGGTAACCTTCAAAGAGGAGAACCTCATGACATTCAAGCATCTCTTCCTCAAATATTACGTGGATGGCCGTGGGGACTCTTATGCTGTGTACAGGCAGGATGAGGTGTATGAACACATCTCTTACATAGTCGATAAG TATTCCCGTCTGCGAAATATCACCGTTGGTAACCATGCCTATGAGAAGAAGGGGGACACCTattcccctctgtctctgtgccaAGAGTTCTACAGGAATGGAAGCATTTCACCAGCTAATGAGACCTTTGATATAGACGCACAGATTGAAACTG AATGCCTTGAGATTGTTCCAGTATTCCCCATGGGAAGCACAACCGAGGATGATCTGTTGAATTTCGTTGTGCATTTCAAAAG ATTGTTGAATGTGAAGATCAAGTTCACTCTGAAGGCCATAAACCTACAAACAGTTAGAAACAGAGAGCTGCCGAACTGCTATGACTTTGATGTCACG ATCACCTTCAACAACCAAGcccacagtggcagaataaaggTCGACCTGGACAATGACGTTGACATAAATGAATGTAGAGACTGGAAAGTAACCGGGGCCT CTCCCAAGAACATCTATTACCCACTGCTGTTTGACTGTCTCATCATTGTAACCTGCATCACCTCTCTGGCCCTCTGCACACGCTCTGTGCTCAACGGGATACGGCTACAGTTT GAGTACACAGACTTCTGCCTAGTCCGTCAGGGGAAGAAGGTTCCATGGTCCGATAGGCTGGAGTTTCTGAACGGCTGGTATATCCTCATCATCGCCAGTGATACACTCACCATCATCGGTTCCATTCTTAAAATAGAAATCCAGACAAAG ATTCTCACCAGCTATGATGTCTGCAGCATCTTTCTCGGAACAGGCACAATGCTTGTTTGGATCGGAGTCATACGCTACATGGGATACTTCAAGAAGTACAAT ATTCTCATCCTGACCCTGAGAGCAGCTTTCCCAAATGTGGTTCGGTTCATCGGTTGTGCCGGAATCATTTACCTGGGGTACTGTTTCTGTGGCTGGATCGTGCTCGGGCCCTACCATGAGAAG TTCCGGACCCTGAACACAGTATCAGAGTGCCTGTTCTCGCTGATCAACGGAGATGACATGTATCCCACCTTCAAGTACATGAAGCAGAAGAGTTACCTGGTGTGGCTGTTCAGCAGAGTCTACCTCTACACCTTCGTCTCGCTCTTCATCTACATGATTCTCAGCCTCTTCATCACCCTTATCACTGATACCTATGACACAATCAAG CAACAACAGCAGGAAGGGAGCCCAGTGTCGGAGCTGCATTGTTTCATGTCTGAGTGTAAAGATCTGCCCACCTCAGGACGCTACCGGGTAGAGGGGGAGTCTGGCTCCTTCACCTGCTGCTTCCCCAG ATGCAAGGACTCACGAGAAAGGCTGAGCTCTGAATCAATAGACTCTGAGCCATAG